The region TCGTCCATCTTCTGCGCGGCCGCAAGCGCCGACATGTCGGCGACCCTTTGCAAATTACGCCGCACGTAGAACACATTGCCGATGTCGATGACACCAAGCACGATGGTGGCGACGAGCAGCCACAACACCGCCATCACCGCGAGCGAGCCGCGTTCACGCCGGCTGCCGCGTGGCGGCCGGCGTTTCAAGGTGCGGGCGTGGGACATGATCGCCTCACTGTGACGAGGACGCCGGCGTCAGCGAAGAACTGCTGCTGCCTCCGCCGCCGCTCGAGGACGCCGCCGAGCCGAAGAATTCCGGGATCTTGTTCTTGAACGAATCGAGATAGCGCTGGTACGCCAGCGACGCAGCCGCGCCGAGCATCGGCTGTTCCTGCACGGCGGCCCGGTTGCTGCCCTGCAGGTCGAGCCACGCCAGCGTCGCGTGGCCGATTTCCGAGGCGGGCGGCGTCGCGTTGACGGGCGCGGCCTGGGCGGGCTGAGCCTGCGCCTGCGCGCCCGACGCGCCGAGTGCGCCCGCCAACAGCATGGCACTGATCCACCGGCGCCGCGTCGCGGCCCGGTTCGTCGCATGGTCGAATACGTGCGTCATGATCATCCCCCGGTAAATGGCCACCCTCTCAGCGCGCGAACCGCTGCAACAGCGGCACCGTCGGATCGAAGGCCTGCGTGCTGACCCCGCTTGCCCCAGCCCCGGCCGCCGCGGGCGCGCCGGCCAGCGGCGCCTGCGGCGCGGTGGCGCGTTCCCGTGCGCGCATGGCCGCGCTGATCTTCGCCGCGTCGTCGCGGATTTGCGCGCGGACCTCGGGCGCCAGCTTCTGCTCGTTCATCAGCCCGAGGGCCTCGCGCGCATGTCCGTTCGCGCTCAGGAACAACGCGAGGTTGCTCAGGATCTTCGGATTGCTCTGGTCCAGCTCCGCCGCCTTCATCAGCGGCACCCGCGAACCCGCCACATCGCCCTCGCGCATCCGCGCATAGGCGAGATCCGACAGCGTCAGCGGGTCGGTCGGTGCAAGCACCGACGCCTGCGCCAGTTCGCGCGAGGCCCGCGCGAAGTCGCCCGACGCGCCCGCCAGCAATCCCAGCCCGCGATATCCGCGCGCGGCGAGCGGCGTGTTCAGCAGCTGCTGGTAGGCGGCCGCGCTCGCGACCGGCTGGTCGGTCGCGCGCAGCGCGTCGGCGCGCAGCAGAATCGTGTCGGGCAGCACGCCGTACTGCTTCTCGTAGGCGTCGATGTGCGCGAGCGACGCGTAGTACAGCCCCTGCGCCTGCATCCGCCCGATCAGCCCGAGGTACATGCCGGGCGTGTCGGGCGTCGCATTCTTGTCCGCGGCCGCCTGCATCAGCGCGGCCCGTTCGGCCTGCGGACCGATCCCGTAGCCCTGCTCCTTGAACGCGCAGCCGGCCAGCGCCAGCGCGCACAGCGCGAGTCCCGCGAGCATGGGCGATGAAGCGGATCGTTTCATGATGTCCTCTCGTTGCGCGGCGCGCTCAATGGCTCGCCGCCTGGCCAAGCGTATGCAATACGGCGAGCATCCCGGGGCCGGCCGTCACGATGAACAGCGCCGGCAGCAAGGTCAGGATCATCACGCCCGTCATCTTCACGGTCAGCCGGCCGATCCGCTCGCGCAGCATCGAGCGCCGTACGTCGCGCAGCCGGTCGCCGAACTGCTTGAGCGGCTCCTGTACCGCGCCGCCATGTTTATCCACCTGGATCAGCAGCCGCACGATCGCGCGCAGATCCTCGTTGCCGAAACTCGTCGCGAGCCGCTGCAGCGATTGTTCGCGCGTGCGCCCGGCGCCGAACTGCCGCTGCGCGATCCCCAGCTCGGACGACAGCACCGGCAGCATGCCCTTGAAGTCGTTGATCACGACCTGCATGCTCTGGTCGAGCGACAGGCCGACGCCCTGCAGCAGCCGCAGCATGTCGACGAGCAGCGGCAGTTCGTCGACGACCGACTGGCGGCGCGCATTCGCGCGGCGCCGGATATAGACCTTCGGCAGCATGAAGCCGACGATCATCGCGACGCCGACCCACAGGGTCCAGCGGCTTTCCTGCACGCGCCCGCTGATCAGCACCGCGACCACGATCGGCAGCGCGAGCGCGCAGACGATCCGCGCGCTCAGGAAGATGCCGCGGGTGCGCGTGTCGACGTAGCCGCACTGTTCGAGCAGCCGCCGGTCCTCTTCCGCGACGATCCGCTGGCCGATCCGCGTATCGAGCAGGTCCATGCCGATCTTGCCCGCGCGATCGAGCAAGGTGGCGAAGCGCTGCCGCCCGGCGGGCGGTTCGTCGGCCGGCTGCGCGCGCGCGGCCGGCGCACCTGCCTGCACGGCGCGCGCGGCGGCGGCCTCGACCGCCGCCGCGCGCTGATCGAGCGCCTCGACCAGCGCCTTTTCGCTGCGCTGGACCAGCACGGCCCGCAATACGGCGAGCACGGCCAGCAACAGCACGCCGAACGCGCCGAGACCGAGGGCAATCGCACCAAGACGGCTGGAATCCATCGTCATCACCTGAGGCGGGCAAGCCGGTACAGCCAGTAGCCGCCCGCGATCTGCAACAGGAACGCCACGTAGACCAGCTGGCGACCGAACTCGTCGAACCACATCGCACCGAAATATTGCGGACTGGTCGCGATCACGAAGCAGCCGATCCCGACCGGCAGCAAACCGAGCACCCAGGCGGACAGCCGGGTCTCGGCGGACATCGCGATCAGCTCGCGCTCCGCCTGTTCGAGATCGCGCATGAACACGGCCATGCGATCGAGCATCACGTCGGCGCGGCCGCCGTACTTCACGGACAGGCGCAGCACCGAGCCCACCAGTTCGAATTCGCGCACCCGGTACAGCTGCGCGATGTACACCATCGCGCGATCGATCTCGACGCCCGAGCGGAGCATCCGCGACACGTGGTCGAGACAGCCGCGCAGCGGCGCCTCGGTCACCAGCAGCGCGGCCTGGAACGCAGCCGGCACGCTGTTGCCGAGCGTCACGAGCCGCACGATGCCGTCGAGGAACGACGGCAGCTGACGGACGATCTGCAGCCGGCGCCGCTGCATGCGCGACACCAGCCAGAACACCAGCAGCGTCACGCCGCCGATCAGCGTCGCGCCGGCGGCGAGCAGGCCCCCTTCCGCCCACGCCCACAGCGACAGCACGACGATCACCACGAGCAGCAGGATGATCCGCCCCCGGACCTCGTCGAGACCCGCGCGATTCGAGAAATTGAGCCACGATTCGAGCAGCTGTTCGCGCCAGCGCGCCCAGCCCGCGAGCGTCTTGCCCGCGCTCGCGGGGCGCGCCGCCGCCTTCGGCGCGGCGGCAGCGGCCGCCGCGCCCGGCTTGTCGACCGGACGCGCCATCGGTTCGAGCCGGCTGTCGATGAAGCGCGCGGTATGCGCGCGCTCCTGGCGCGCGTCGCCGCGCCGCCACAGCGCCAGCGCGCCGGCCGCCAGCACCAGCGCGACGACCAGCACCCAGAGGGCGGCGCTAGACATTGAAGCCTCCGCCGCCGCCGCGCCCGAAGCCGTCGCCCGCGGCCGCGCCGCCCGCCGGCGCGAGCGTCTGGCGGAAGCGAGTGAGCTTCGGCGAATGCGGATGGATGCCGAGCGACTCCCAGGCGTCGACTTCCTCGCCGTCGGCCATCACGCGCGGCTCGTAGCGATACAGCTCCTGGGTCGCGATGATGTTGTCGGACAGGCCCGTCACTTCGGTCACCGACAGGATGCGACGCCGCCCGTTCGAGAGCCGGCCGATCTGGACGATGAAATCGATCGCGTTGGCGATCTGCCGGCGCAGGCTCGACTCGGTGCCCTGGAAGCCCGCGAAGCCCGCCAGCATTTCGAGCCGGTACAGACATTCGCGCGGCGAGCTGGCGTGCACCGTGCCCATCGACCCGTCGTGGCCGGTGTTCATCGCCTGCAGCATTTCGAGCACTTCGCCGCCGCGCACTTCGCCGACGATGATCCGGTCGGGCCGCATCCGCAAGGTGTTGCGCAGCAGGTCGCGAATCGTCACGACGCCGCTGCCGTCGAAGCCGCCCGGCCGGCTTTCGAGCCGCACCACGTGGGGGTGGTTCAGCGACAGCTCGGCCGTATCCTCGATCGTCACGACCCGCTCGACCTCCGGGATATGAAAGGCGAGCGCATTCAGGAGCGAAGTCTTGCCGGAGCTGGTGCCGCCCGACACGAGGACGTTGCAGCGCGCGGCGACGGCCGCCTGGAGCAGCGCGCCGATTTCGTCGTTGTAGGTCCCGTTGCCGAGCAGGTCGGACGGCTTGAGCGGATCCTTGCGGAATTTGCGGATCGACACGATCGGACCGTCGATCGACAGCGGCTCGATCACGACGTTGACCCGCCCGCCGTCCGGCAGACGCGCGTCGACCATCGGATTCGACTCGTCGAGCCGGCGCCCGATCGGCGCCAGGATCCGGCGCACGATCCGCAGCAGGTGCGCGTTGTCGGTGAAGCGCACCGGCAGCTTCTCGAGGATCCCGTGGCGCGACACATAGATGTCGTTGTAGCCGTTGATCAGGATGTCTTCGACGTGCGGATCGGCCAGCAGATCCTCGATCGGCCCGAACCCGGCCAGCTCCTTGGTCAGGGCCTCGGCGATCGTCCGCACCTCGTTCTCGTTGAGCGGAATCCGGCGCAGCCGGACGAAGCTGTCCATCTCCAGGTCGACGAACTGGTTGATCGCCTGCCGCGACCAGCGGCCGAACTCCGCGCCGAGCTCCTCGATGCGGGTCAGCAGATGTTCGTGCGCCGCGTTCTTGATGTCGTGGAACTGCTGCGACTGCGAGAACGGCGCGGCGCCGTCGGCGAATTGGATGTCGTGTGCCATCGCTTAAGACCGCTTGGACGAGAGTTGAATGAAACGCTTGAGCGCGGACAGACCGCTTGCCGCACGCGGGCTGCGCGGCGCGGCGCCGCTCGCGAGGCGCTCGACGAGCGGCTCGAGCGCGCGCACATAGGGATCGCGCTCGGCCGTCTCGACGATCAGCCGTCCCTGGTTCGCCGCATGGCCGATCGGCACGCGGCGCGCAGGCAGCGTCGCGACGAGCGGCAGGCTCAGGCGCTCGGCGATCTGCGCGGACGCGAGCCCGAGCGCCGGGTCGTACTGGTTCACGACAAGCCGGATCGTCTCGGCGTGCACCCCGGCCTCGCGCAGCCCGTCGAGCAGTTCAACCGCCGACACGACCGAGGCCACCCCCTGATCGCACACGAGCCAGGCCTCGTCGGCGACATTGGTCACCTGCGAGACGAACTCGCGGTTCGAGAAGCCGCCGAGGTCGATGATCTGGTGATCGAAGAATGCGCGCAGCCGGTTCACCAGCCCGACGCACGAGGCATACGATACGTCGCGCAGGTCGGCGAGGTTCGGCGGCAACGTGGTCAGCGCGACGCCGCTGGGATGACGCGCGAGCGCCGTATTGACGAAGGTGCGGTCGAAGCGGCGCAGATTGCGCACCGCCTCGACGAAATGAATCTCGCAGCGCGTGTTCAGGAACAGCGCGCCGTCGCCCGCGGGCAGCCCGAGATCGACGAGCGCGGTCTGCCGCCCCTGGCTCGCCGAACGCTTCTGCAGCAGCACCGACAGGTTCGCGGCCAGCGTGCTCACCCCCATGCCCGCGCGCGCGCCGAGCAGGACCGTGACCTTGCCGTGCCGGATCGCCGGCTCGCCGAGATGGTCGAGCAGACCGCGCGTGATGCGCAGCGCATCCTCCCCCGGCGCGCCGAAGTCGACGAAGTCGCGCACCCCGGCGCGCAGCGCGGCCAGCGCGCTCTCCGGCTCCGCGAGCGAACCGAGCGCGACCACGGGCAAGCCCGGGTGGGCGGCGCGCACCGCGGCGGCGGCGATGCTGGCCGCCGCCGCGCGATCGGCCGAGAAGTCGATGAACACCAGCGCCGGATTGAGCCCCGTGATGCGCTGCGCGAGCGCCGCCGGGTCGAGCGGCGACGCCTCCACCGCGCCCGCCGAGACCAGTGTCTGCGCGAGCCAGCGCACGTGCTCGTCATGCGACGAGGCACACACGAAATAGTCGGTGACGGCGGGTTCAGCCAATGACTGGGTTCTCGCGTTCATGTTGAACACCTCCGGTTACGCGCGGCGCGCCCGCGCCCCGCGCAGCGGCACGCAATCCCGCTGCGCCCCTGGCATCGCGGCGCAGCGCGCTCATTTCGAAAATCCCGGGCCGATATCCGGCGACAGCACGCCGCCCAGATACGACCGCCACACCGGCCCGTCGCGCTGCTCGGACAACTCGCCCGGCGTCGCGGGCAGCGGCGCGCCCTGCGCGATCGGCGCGACCAGGTGCGGCGTCACGATGATCACCAGCTCCTTGTCGTTCTGCTGATAGCTGAGGTTCTTGAAGAACGCCCCGATGATCGGCAAATCGCCGAGGAACGGCACCTTGTTCAGATTCGACGTCGTCTCGCGATCGATCAGGCCGCCGATCATGAAACTTTCCCCGTCGCCCAGCTCGACCGTCGTGTCGGCGCGCCGCGTCGTGAGCGCCGGCACCTGGATGCCGTCGATCGTGATCGAGTGCACGAAATCGAGCTGGCTCGACTCCGGCGCGACCTTCAGCGCGATCCGCCGTGGGCTCAATACGGTCGGCGTGAGCGTGAGCCCGACGCCGTAGGGCTTCCAGTCGATCGAAATGGTGCCGAGCGACTGCGGCACCGGCACCGGGATCTCGCCGCCCGCGAGGAAGCTCGCGCTCTGGCCCGACAGTGCGACGAGCGTCGGCTGCGCGAGCACGCGCGCGAGATTGTTCGCCTCGAGGATCGACAGGTCCGCGAACAGCCCGCGCGACGCGGAGCCGACGATCAGGTTGAACGCGGATGCGATCGGAATGTTCGCGTTGATCGAGGCCGTCGACGAGGTCCCGCCCGTCACCGACTGCAACCCGGACGGCGCGAACGAGCCGAACGTGAAGCCGTTGTTCTGCTTGAAGAGGTTGATACCGGCCTGCTTGATCACCGAGCGGCTGAACTCGACCACCCGCACGTCGACCTGCACCACGCTCTTGCCCGCGATCGTCGCCGCGTCGATCACCGCGCCGTCCTTGCTGACCATGGTCCTGGCGATCGCCAGCGCGTGCTCGTGCGAATCAGCCGACGCGGCGGAGCCGGTCACCACCGCGGTGCCGTTGAACGACCTCAC is a window of Burkholderia sp. FERM BP-3421 DNA encoding:
- a CDS encoding fimbrial protein, whose product is MNARTQSLAEPAVTDYFVCASSHDEHVRWLAQTLVSAGAVEASPLDPAALAQRITGLNPALVFIDFSADRAAAASIAAAAVRAAHPGLPVVALGSLAEPESALAALRAGVRDFVDFGAPGEDALRITRGLLDHLGEPAIRHGKVTVLLGARAGMGVSTLAANLSVLLQKRSASQGRQTALVDLGLPAGDGALFLNTRCEIHFVEAVRNLRRFDRTFVNTALARHPSGVALTTLPPNLADLRDVSYASCVGLVNRLRAFFDHQIIDLGGFSNREFVSQVTNVADEAWLVCDQGVASVVSAVELLDGLREAGVHAETIRLVVNQYDPALGLASAQIAERLSLPLVATLPARRVPIGHAANQGRLIVETAERDPYVRALEPLVERLASGAAPRSPRAASGLSALKRFIQLSSKRS
- a CDS encoding CpaF family protein: MAHDIQFADGAAPFSQSQQFHDIKNAAHEHLLTRIEELGAEFGRWSRQAINQFVDLEMDSFVRLRRIPLNENEVRTIAEALTKELAGFGPIEDLLADPHVEDILINGYNDIYVSRHGILEKLPVRFTDNAHLLRIVRRILAPIGRRLDESNPMVDARLPDGGRVNVVIEPLSIDGPIVSIRKFRKDPLKPSDLLGNGTYNDEIGALLQAAVAARCNVLVSGGTSSGKTSLLNALAFHIPEVERVVTIEDTAELSLNHPHVVRLESRPGGFDGSGVVTIRDLLRNTLRMRPDRIIVGEVRGGEVLEMLQAMNTGHDGSMGTVHASSPRECLYRLEMLAGFAGFQGTESSLRRQIANAIDFIVQIGRLSNGRRRILSVTEVTGLSDNIIATQELYRYEPRVMADGEEVDAWESLGIHPHSPKLTRFRQTLAPAGGAAAGDGFGRGGGGGFNV
- a CDS encoding pilus assembly protein, with protein sequence MKRSASSPMLAGLALCALALAGCAFKEQGYGIGPQAERAALMQAAADKNATPDTPGMYLGLIGRMQAQGLYYASLAHIDAYEKQYGVLPDTILLRADALRATDQPVASAAAYQQLLNTPLAARGYRGLGLLAGASGDFARASRELAQASVLAPTDPLTLSDLAYARMREGDVAGSRVPLMKAAELDQSNPKILSNLALFLSANGHAREALGLMNEQKLAPEVRAQIRDDAAKISAAMRARERATAPQAPLAGAPAAAGAGASGVSTQAFDPTVPLLQRFAR
- a CDS encoding DUF3613 domain-containing protein is translated as MTHVFDHATNRAATRRRWISAMLLAGALGASGAQAQAQPAQAAPVNATPPASEIGHATLAWLDLQGSNRAAVQEQPMLGAAASLAYQRYLDSFKNKIPEFFGSAASSSGGGGSSSSSLTPASSSQ
- a CDS encoding type II secretion system F family protein, whose product is MDSSRLGAIALGLGAFGVLLLAVLAVLRAVLVQRSEKALVEALDQRAAAVEAAAARAVQAGAPAARAQPADEPPAGRQRFATLLDRAGKIGMDLLDTRIGQRIVAEEDRRLLEQCGYVDTRTRGIFLSARIVCALALPIVVAVLISGRVQESRWTLWVGVAMIVGFMLPKVYIRRRANARRQSVVDELPLLVDMLRLLQGVGLSLDQSMQVVINDFKGMLPVLSSELGIAQRQFGAGRTREQSLQRLATSFGNEDLRAIVRLLIQVDKHGGAVQEPLKQFGDRLRDVRRSMLRERIGRLTVKMTGVMILTLLPALFIVTAGPGMLAVLHTLGQAASH
- a CDS encoding type II secretion system F family protein, with the translated sequence MSSAALWVLVVALVLAAGALALWRRGDARQERAHTARFIDSRLEPMARPVDKPGAAAAAAAPKAAARPASAGKTLAGWARWREQLLESWLNFSNRAGLDEVRGRIILLLVVIVVLSLWAWAEGGLLAAGATLIGGVTLLVFWLVSRMQRRRLQIVRQLPSFLDGIVRLVTLGNSVPAAFQAALLVTEAPLRGCLDHVSRMLRSGVEIDRAMVYIAQLYRVREFELVGSVLRLSVKYGGRADVMLDRMAVFMRDLEQAERELIAMSAETRLSAWVLGLLPVGIGCFVIATSPQYFGAMWFDEFGRQLVYVAFLLQIAGGYWLYRLARLR
- a CDS encoding type II and III secretion system protein family protein, whose amino-acid sequence is MKNKLIALVIAVCALLVVSGAGAAGESTIELSVGAQRQLAGGRDLQRVAVGDPSVADVLVVKGGRGGVLLVAKAAGSTNVMVWERGREEPMVYNVNVVSGAARALSGQGGPSVRSFNGTAVVTGSAASADSHEHALAIARTMVSKDGAVIDAATIAGKSVVQVDVRVVEFSRSVIKQAGINLFKQNNGFTFGSFAPSGLQSVTGGTSSTASINANIPIASAFNLIVGSASRGLFADLSILEANNLARVLAQPTLVALSGQSASFLAGGEIPVPVPQSLGTISIDWKPYGVGLTLTPTVLSPRRIALKVAPESSQLDFVHSITIDGIQVPALTTRRADTTVELGDGESFMIGGLIDRETTSNLNKVPFLGDLPIIGAFFKNLSYQQNDKELVIIVTPHLVAPIAQGAPLPATPGELSEQRDGPVWRSYLGGVLSPDIGPGFSK